AATACAACATCCTCTGCAAGGTCCTTATTTCGCAACATACGATGAACTCGAAGAGATTCTTTCACGGGTTGGGCTGCCTTTGTTTCGGTGAGCAGATAATGTGTCTGGTTGGCCTTGCCGATCAGATGAATCTTTCCTTCGTTCTGGAGTTCACGAAAATATCTATGTATGTATACCCTTGAGAAACCGGTCAATTTTACGATATCCGATACCTTAATTTTCCCTTCTTCAGCTAACTGATTGATGATAAGCTCTTTAATGTCCATAACCCTCCGGTTGTTTACAACTTTATTATACATTAATTTTTATTAGTTGTTAACAAGTTGTAAACAACTGCTTATGCTAACCCTTCATTTCACCACATTTAACTTTATAATATTTTATCCCCTCAAAACAAAAAATGCAATCATTTTCAATGATTGCAGCGATTAAATTCTCAATTCAAAATTCATAATACAGAATGTTAACTCTTAGATTCCATAAATACAAATAGTTTTTAAAGTATCTCTCCTATGGCAAACTATATGTAATAACAAAATTAGATAATTATTTTAATATAATAGATGCTATATATGATAATTTACTTCCCATATATCAGCTAACGTATAAGTTCTTCTACGATTTCTGCAGCGTCTTTTACAAATTTTGTACAATGGGTTTTGAGAAGATTTTTTTCTTTGAATGCCTGTAAACCCTCCGGCGAGTTCATGTCACATCCGGTTAGTTCCCTACAGACGATGGAACTGTTTCGCAATTTGAATTTTTCTACAAATTCCCTCACAACCTGGTATGTTTTCTCTTTAGCAGGTTCATCTTCTGCTCTTGTTTTGCCATATTTGAGCCCTATAACCATGAATGCGGCGGTCACGGCCCCGCATGTCTCACCCATGCGTGCCATACCCCCGCCGAAGGCTCCTGCAATCTTAAGAGCAGTCTCC
This portion of the Pseudomonadota bacterium genome encodes:
- a CDS encoding C-GCAxxG-C-C family protein, with product MNKPEEAVECFKQTFSCSQAVFSAYASEFGIDMETALKIAGAFGGGMARMGETCGAVTAAFMVIGLKYGKTRAEDEPAKEKTYQVVREFVEKFKLRNSSIVCRELTGCDMNSPEGLQAFKEKNLLKTHCTKFVKDAAEIVEELIR